ACATCGCGGCCCGGCAGGAGGTGCGCGATCTCGTGTCCGAATTGCAGCTTCCGGGCGTCGAGGTGACGTTCTAACCAAGTTCGGATTTCAGGAAGCGTTCGAAGGCATCGAGGTCCACGGGATCGAACTGCCCGAACCCCTGCATCCAGACCGAGGCGCGGCGCAGAGCGTCCGGCTCCAGCCGGCACCAGCGCACGCGGCCGCGCTGTTCCTGCGTGATCAGCCCGGCACCGGCCAGCACCTGAAGATGCTTGGAGATGGCGGCCAGCGACATCTGGAACGGGGCCGCGACATCGCTGACGGCCATGTCGTCCTCCAGCAGCATCGACAGGATGGCGCGCCGCGTCGGATCGGCAAGGGCGGCAAAGACGAGATCGAGCGGATCGGGCATGCGCCAGCATTGGGGCGGCCGGGGCGGGGGGTCAACACCCCATGCTCAACTGCGGGGTTGAGCGTTCCGGCCCCGTGCGGGGTGCGACATTCTGGCACGGGGGCTCAAGGCGGGCGTTTTCATAGCGCCGTCAGGGGGTTGTGCCCTACGCCCGCTTCCTTGACTCGGACGGGCCTGCCCATTAGCACGATGAGCAACTGTCACAGGGACGTGTTCATGACGAACGACCCCGATCCCGACCGGATGCGCGCCCTCGAAGCGCGTCTGGCCAAGGCCCGCGGCGCACCCGTGAAGCGGACCGGTCAGGCGGGTGAGGCCTTCTCCTCGGGGGAGATCGGCTGGCGCATGATCACCGAACTGGTGGCCGGGCTGCTGATCGGGTTCGGCATCGGTTATGGGCTGGATGTTCTCTTGGGAACGCTGCCTCTGTGCCTGATCGTCTTCACCCTGCTGGGGTTTGCGGCGGGGATACGGACGATGATGCGGACGGCACAAAGCGTGCAGTCGAAAGAAACGACGGGTGGCGACACCCATGAGCGAGAGGATTAGGGCGTGGTGACGGAAACGGAAGGCAATGGTCTGTCGATCCATCCTATGGATCAGTTCGTCGTCCGGCCGCTGTTCAGCGACGGCCCGATCCAGTGGTACACCGTCACCAACGTGACGCTGTGGCTGGCGCTGGCGGTGCTGTGCGTGGTCGCGCTGATGGTCTTCGGCACGCGTCGCCGTGCGATGATCCCCTCGCGCAGCCAATCGGTCGCGGAACTGGCCTATGGCATGATCCGCAACATGGTCGAGGAAGTGACCGGGCCCGAGGGCGTGAAGTACTTCCCCTACATCATGTCGCTGTTCCTGTTCATCCTGTTCGCGAACCTGCTGGGCCTGCTGCCCTTCTCGTTCACGACGACGAGCCATGTGGCCGTCACCGTGACGCTGGCGCTGATCGTGTTCTTCAGCGTCACGATCATTGGTTTCGTGCGCAAGGGTCCGGGCTTTCTGAAGATGTTCTGGGTCGATTCGGCGCCGCTCGCCGTGCGTCCGGTTCTGGCCGTGATCGAGCTCATCTCTTATTTCGTGCGGCCCGTCAGCCATTCCATCCGTCTTGCGGGCAACCTGATGGCCGGCCACGCCGTCATCAAGGTGTTCGCAGGCTTCGCTTCGCTGGCGCTGCTGTCGCCGGTGGCCGTGGGCGCCGTGACCGTGATCTACGGTCTCGAGACGCTGGTCGCCGTCGTGCAGGCCTATGTCTTCACCATTCTGACCTGCGTCTATCTGCGTGACGCGGTGGCGGACAACCATCACTGACCCTCGGGTCATCCCCCTTCAGTTCAAGGAGATACTGACATGAACGAACTCGCAATGATGGGCCAATACATCGGTGCAGGTCTGGCGGCGATCGGCTGCGGCGCTGCGGGCATCGGCGTCGGCCATATCGCCGGCAACTTCCTGTCGGGCGCGCTGCGCAACCCGTCGGCAGCGGCTGGCCAGATGGCGAACCTCTTCGTCGGCATCGCGTTCGCCGAAGCTCTGGGCATCTTCGCCTTCCTGATCGCCCTGCTGCTGATGTTCGCCGTCTGATCCGAACGCGCAACGATTTTCGGGCCGGACGGGTGGTGACATCCGGCCGGCCCGGTCCTTGACGCCGCGGAGAGGGAAACATGGAACATCAAGTCCAAGACGTGGCCGAGGCGGCTGTCGGGGAGGCGCCCCATGCACCGGGGATGCCGCAGCTCGACTTCTCGTCCTGGCCGAACCAGATCTTCTGGCTACTGGTCGCGCTGGTCGCGATCTACCTCGTGCTGACCCGCGTGGCCCTGCCGCGCGTCAGCGCCGTTCTGGCCGAACGCCGCGGCGCCATCACGAACGACCTGCTGGCCGCCGAAGAGCTGAAGCAGAAGGCGAAATCCGCCGAAGCCTCCTATAACGAGGCGCTGGCCAAGGCGCGTGCCGAAGCGGCCCGTATCGCGGCCGACACCAAGGCGTCGATCGACGCGGATCTGGCCGAGGCGATCGCCAAGGCCGATGCCGAGATCGGTCAGCGCGTTCAGGCCTCCGAGGCCCGGATCGCCGAGATCCGCGAAGGCATGCAGGACAGCGTGCGCGAAGTCGCGGCCGAAACGGCGCAGGCGCTTGTCGCGGCACTGGGCGGCACGGCCGACGCGTCGGTGAAGGCGGCGGTTTCCAGCCGCGTGGGAGCGTAAGATGAAGAAGCTGATCATCCCGTTCACGCTGCTGGCCACGCCCGCCGTCGCGGCCCCCAGCGGGCCGTTCTTCTCGCTCTACAACACCAATCTGATCGTGCTGATCGCCTTCGTCCTGTTCGTCGGCATCCTGATCTGGGCAAAGGTGCCGGGCCGGATCACGGGCATGCTGGACAAGCGCGCCCACGACATCCACTCGGAACTGGAGGAAGCCCGCGCGCTGCGCGAGGAAGCCAAGGCGCTTCTGGCCTCCTACGAGCGTAAGCAGCAGGAAGTGTCGGAGCAGTCCGCGCGCATCATCGCGCAGGCCCGTCAGGAAGCGACGCTTGCGGCCGAACGCGCCAAAGAGGTGCTTCAGGTCACGATCGCGCGCCGCATGCAGGCCGCCGAGGATCAGATCGCCGCCGCCGAAGCCGGCGCGGTGAAGGAAGTCCGGGAAAAGTCGATCGCGGTCGCGGTCGAGGCCGCCCGCGAGGTTTTGGCCCGCCAGATGACCCCGGAGACCGGGGCCAGCTTGATCGATCGATCGATCGAGCAGGTCGGACAGAAGATGCACTAAAGAAAGGCCGGTCGCGAGACCGGCCTTTTTCATTCAGTTCTGGATCGGGCGGATCACGATATCGACCCGGCGGTTCTGAGCCCGGCCCGCAGCCGTGTCGTTCGTGGCGATGGGCTGGTTCATCCCGACGCCATAGGCCGAAACGCGGTTCGACGGCACACCATTGCCGATCAGCACTTGCGCCACCGCGCTGGCCCGGCGTTCGGACAGCGCTTGGTTGTAGGACGCGCTGCCCGTGTTGTCCGTATGCCCCACGATCTGGATGGTGGAGTTCGGATACTGAACGAGGTTGCTCGACACCGCGCGCAGGTCGGATTGCAGATCGGGACGCAGGCTGGAGCTGTCGGTCGCGAAGAGCAGGTCCTGCGGCATGTTCACCACCAGCTCGTTACCGGTGTTGGTCACGCTAATGTTGCTGCTGGTCGCGGCGCGCAGCTGTGCGGCCTGACGGTCCAGTTCGGCGCCGACGGCGCTGCCGAGTATGCCGCCGACGATCGCGCCACCGGCGATCTTCGCGCCGCGGTCACTGCCCGACTGCGCCCCGAGTGCGCCGCCGATCACGGCCCCGGTGATGGCTCCCATATTGGTCTTTTGGTTCGCCGCACCCCCAGCACCGACACCGGTATTGTAGGGATCGTTGCACCCCGCCAGGGCCACAAGTCCGACCGTGCCCAGCATAAGGGGAAGTTTGAAAGTCATCATACGCCTCGTTCATGACAATCGTGAAATCACGCAATCCTGATTATCTGAACGCCGAGGAGTTGCCGAGGGTTCCCGGTATCACATCGGCGGCAAGGTGCCCATCGCCGCCCTCGTGGCGCGCGGCCTCGTGGGCCAGCATCGCGCGCTTGCGCGTCAGCCCCCAGTGATAGCCGCCAAGCGCCCCCGTCGCCCGCAGCGCCCGGTGGCAGGGGATCAGCCAGCCGACCGGGTTGCGCCCGATGGCGGTGCCGACGGCGCGGACGGCGGCGGGCTGGTCGATGGCGCGGGCGATGGCGCCATAGGTCGTGACCTGCCCCGGCGGCACCGCCAAAAGCGCCTCCCACACCTTGATCTGGAACGGCCCACCCAGCAGATGCAGCCGCGCGCCGCGCCCGGCGAAGGCATCCGCAGCTAGGGGGCGGATCGCGGGGTCTTCGTGATAGGTGGCTTTGGGCCAGCGGCGGGACAGATCGGCGCGCGCCGCCGCGGCATCGCCATCGGTGAAGCCGATGCCGCAGATGCCGGTCTCCGTCGCCATCACCACCGCCTCCCCGAAGGGGGAGGGGGCGAGCGTCCAGCCGATGCGCTGGCCCGCGCCGCCCTTGGCATAGGCGCCGGGGCTCATCGCTTCCCATCGCAGGAAGAGATCGTGCAGCCGCCCGCCGCCCGAAAGGCCGCTTCGTTCGGCCACCTCCAGCACGGCCATCCGTTCGGCCAGAAGCTGGCGCGCGTGATCGAGGGCGAGGTACTGGGCGAACCGCTTGGGCGACACCCCGGCCCATGCCGAAAAGACGCGCTGGAAATGCGCGGCCGACATGTCCATCCGCTGCGCCAACTCGCCAAGGGAAAGGCGCGGCTCGGCGGCGATGATGTCCAGCGCGCGGGCGACGACGGCATAGTGATAGGGATCGGACATGGGCGGCCTCCTGCACCTGCGGCAAAGATAGGAAGGGCGGGGGCGGGCCGCGACCCGAAACTTGCGGCTTCGCGGCGGCGCTGTCATATGGGAAGGCATGGCACGCCAGCTTCCCTATCGCACGATCGAGGCGATCTTCACCACACTGCACGGCATCGACCCCGAACCCAAGGGCGAGCTGGAGCATGTGAACGCTTATACCCTCGTGGTGGCGGTCGCGCTGTCGGCGCAGGCGACGGATGTGGGCGTGAACAAGGCGACGCGCGGCCTCTTCGCGCAGGTGACGACGCCGCAGCAGATGCTCGATTTCGGCGAAGAGCGGCTTTTGGACGCGATCAAGACCATCGGCCTGTTCCGCCAGAAGGCGAAGAACGTCATGAAGCTGAGCCGCATCCTCGTGGACGAGTATGACGGCGAGGTGCCGTCCTCGCGCGCGGCGCTGCAATCGCTGCCGGGGGTCGGCCGCAAGACGGCGAATGTCGTGCTGAACATGTGGTTCCATCAGCCTGCGCAGGCGGTGGATACCCACATCTTCCGCGTCGGCAACCGCACCGGCATCGCCCCCGGCCGCGACGTGGACACCGTGGAACGCGCGCTGGAGGACAACATCCCCGCCCGCTTTGCGCTGCACGCCCATCACTGGCTGATCCTGCACGGCCGATATATCTGTCTGGCACGCAAGCCGCGCTGCGGCATCTGCCCGATCTATGACCACTGCCCCTTTGAGGAAAAAACCGCATGAAGACGTATCAGGTTGTCGGGATCGGCAACGCCATGGTGGATGTCCTGGCCTCCGCCTCCGAGGAATTCCTGACCGAGCACGGGATCGGCAAGGGCGTGATGCAACTGATCGACAAGGGCCGGGCGGTGGATCTCTATGCCCATGTCGGCCCCTCGCGCGAAATTTCGGGCGGCTCGGCGGCCAACACCATCTCGGGCATCGCGCAGCTTGGCGGGCGCACGGCCTATGTCGGCAAGGTGAAGGACGATCAGCTGGGCGCGATCTTCGCCCATGACCTGCGGGCGCAGGGCGCCACCTACGAGACGCCCATGGCCGGCACCTCCGAGCAGGAGACGGGCCGCTGCATCGTCTGCGTCACCTCCGACGGCGAACGCTCCATGAGCACCTATCTCGGCGTGTCGGAATTCCTCGGCCCGGACGATATCGACGAAGGGATGATGGCCGCGGCGGAGTGGATCTACCTCGAAGGCTACCGCTTCGATGGGCCTGCCAGCCACGAGGCCTTCGCCAAGGCGATTCGCGCGTGCAAATCGGCGGGCGGCAAGGTGTCGATCACCCTGTCGGACCCCTTCTGCGTGGAACGCCACCGCGATGCCTTCCGCCGCCTTCTGTCCGAAGAGGCGGACCTGCTGTTCGCAAACCGCGCCGAACTTCTGTCGATGTACCAGACGGACGATTTCCAGGCCGCGCTGACGGCCGCTGCGGCCGATGTCGCCATCGTCGCCTGCACCGAGGGCGAGAATGGCGCGCATGTGCTGTCGGACGGCCAACACTGGCACATCCCGGCGGTGCCGACCCAGATCGCGGATGCGACGGGCGCGGGCGATCTCTTTGCGGCGGGCTTCCTCTGGGGCGTGACGCAGGGGCATGACCTCGAGGCGTGCGGCCGCATGGGCTGCGTGGCCGCCTCGGAGGTCATCTCCCATATCGGGGCGCGCCCCGAGGCCGATCTCAAGGCGCTGTTCGCCCATCACGGCCTCGTCTGAGGCGGGGGGTCAGTCCCCCAGACGGCGGTGGACCTCCTTGAGGTCCACCTCCATCCGCGGCAGCTTGTTGCCGGGATTGTCGAAGTCGTATTTGAACAGCTGGAAATCCTTCTTGTAGATTTCCCACATGATGTGCATCGACAGATCGTCGAAGTAATCCTCCACGGGATGGGCGCGCTTCGGCCCATGTCCTTCGGATTCGTTGAAGCGCGGGATCGTCGCCAGATCCACCTTGTGACGGCTGTCCATGCCGTCCAGCACCTTCTGCATCCCCTCGTTGAACCGCTCGGTGAAGAAGATCTGATCGTAGCGGCCGCCGTTCACGATGAAGGTCGCGATATGGCCCGACATCGCGGACCAATGGATGTCCGGCTCCATCGGTTTCTTCCAGCGGATGGTGTCGCGGGCGAACAAGAGGAAGCGGCGGAAGCTCTTGATCTGGTCGAACTCCTCCGTGCCGTCGGGGCCGCCGACCTCGATGCCGTATTTCTGCGTCAAGAGCGGTACGAGATTGCCGCGATAGCGTTTGCCGTTGCGCTGGATGCCGCAGATCTTGTCGAAGAAGGAGGACAGGATGCGGGTATAGGGGTTGCGCACGCAGGTGAAGGTCAGGCTGCGATGGGCAGAGACATTCGCCTCGATCAGCGGCTGGCTGTCGGACTGGGACCACTTGTGCAGCCCGCTGGTCGAATCGTGGATGTCGCCGTCGAAGAAGCGACCGTGATCCGAATAGAACATGATCTGACCGATGGTCGAACACGCGCATTTAGGAACGACGCGGTAGACGACGCTCTCACTTTCGGTCATCCATGTTCCCGGAAAACCCATCACTCGACTCCTGCGCAAACTCTCCTTTCAGGTGAAGCAGGTCGGGACACACTTTTCAATCGCTCTCGTCGTTTTCCGTGCGATGATGGGCGGGTTCGCGAAGATAGAGGGGCATTCATGGCCGAGATCGCCTTCATCCTGCTGTGCCACAAGGATCCGGCGGGGATCGTCGCACAGGCCCTGCGCCTGACGGCGGCAGGCGACAACATCGCGATTCATTTCGATGCCCGCGCGCCCAAGGCCGATTACGACCGCATCCGCGCCGCGCTGGCGGACAATCCGCGCGTGGCCTTCGCCGCGCGGCGCATCAAGTGCGGCTGGGGGGAGTGGAGCCTCGTGGAGGCGAGCCTTCTGGCCGTCCGCGCCGCCTACGATGCCTTCCCCGAGGCCACGCATTTCTACATGCTGTCCGGCGACTGCATGCCGATCAAATCGGCCGAATACGTCAAGGATTTCCTCGATCGCGACGATCTCGATTACGTCGAGGCGTTCGATTTCTTCAAGTCCGACTGGATCAAGACCGGCATCAAGGAAGAGCGGCTGATCTACCGCCACTGGTTCAACGAACGCACCCATAAATGGTGGTTCTACACGTCGATGGACCTGCAGCGCCGCTTCGGGCTGGCGCGCAAGATCCCGCAGGGGCTCGACATTCAGATCGGCAGCCAGTGGTGGTGCCTGCGCCGCAGCACGATCGGGGCCATCCTGTCCTTCTGCGACACCAATCCCGCCGTGATCCGCTTCTTTGCGACGACATGGATCCCGGACGAGACGATGTTCCAGACGCTGGTGCGCCATCTGATCCCCGACCGGGAAATCCGCACGCGCACGCTGACCTTCCTGATGTTCACCGATTACGGCATGCCGCTGACCTTCTACAACGATCACTACGACATGCTGATCAGTCAGGACTATCTCTTCGCACGCAAGATCTCCCCCCATGCCGCCGATCTGAAGGAGCGGCTGGGCCAGATGTACCAAAGCCGCGGCGTCCGCTTCCCCATCTCGAACGAGGGGCGCACGCTGCTGACCTTCCTGCGCGACCGGGGCCGCAACGGGCGCCGCTTCGCCCCCCGCTTCTGGG
This DNA window, taken from Falsirhodobacter algicola, encodes the following:
- a CDS encoding ArsR/SmtB family transcription factor, translated to MPDPLDLVFAALADPTRRAILSMLLEDDMAVSDVAAPFQMSLAAISKHLQVLAGAGLITQEQRGRVRWCRLEPDALRRASVWMQGFGQFDPVDLDAFERFLKSELG
- a CDS encoding AtpZ/AtpI family protein; this translates as MTNDPDPDRMRALEARLAKARGAPVKRTGQAGEAFSSGEIGWRMITELVAGLLIGFGIGYGLDVLLGTLPLCLIVFTLLGFAAGIRTMMRTAQSVQSKETTGGDTHERED
- a CDS encoding F0F1 ATP synthase subunit A, encoding MVTETEGNGLSIHPMDQFVVRPLFSDGPIQWYTVTNVTLWLALAVLCVVALMVFGTRRRAMIPSRSQSVAELAYGMIRNMVEEVTGPEGVKYFPYIMSLFLFILFANLLGLLPFSFTTTSHVAVTVTLALIVFFSVTIIGFVRKGPGFLKMFWVDSAPLAVRPVLAVIELISYFVRPVSHSIRLAGNLMAGHAVIKVFAGFASLALLSPVAVGAVTVIYGLETLVAVVQAYVFTILTCVYLRDAVADNHH
- a CDS encoding F0F1 ATP synthase subunit C, yielding MNELAMMGQYIGAGLAAIGCGAAGIGVGHIAGNFLSGALRNPSAAAGQMANLFVGIAFAEALGIFAFLIALLLMFAV
- a CDS encoding F0F1 ATP synthase subunit B', yielding MEHQVQDVAEAAVGEAPHAPGMPQLDFSSWPNQIFWLLVALVAIYLVLTRVALPRVSAVLAERRGAITNDLLAAEELKQKAKSAEASYNEALAKARAEAARIAADTKASIDADLAEAIAKADAEIGQRVQASEARIAEIREGMQDSVREVAAETAQALVAALGGTADASVKAAVSSRVGA
- a CDS encoding F0F1 ATP synthase subunit B translates to MKKLIIPFTLLATPAVAAPSGPFFSLYNTNLIVLIAFVLFVGILIWAKVPGRITGMLDKRAHDIHSELEEARALREEAKALLASYERKQQEVSEQSARIIAQARQEATLAAERAKEVLQVTIARRMQAAEDQIAAAEAGAVKEVREKSIAVAVEAAREVLARQMTPETGASLIDRSIEQVGQKMH
- a CDS encoding OmpA family protein; translated protein: MMTFKLPLMLGTVGLVALAGCNDPYNTGVGAGGAANQKTNMGAITGAVIGGALGAQSGSDRGAKIAGGAIVGGILGSAVGAELDRQAAQLRAATSSNISVTNTGNELVVNMPQDLLFATDSSSLRPDLQSDLRAVSSNLVQYPNSTIQIVGHTDNTGSASYNQALSERRASAVAQVLIGNGVPSNRVSAYGVGMNQPIATNDTAAGRAQNRRVDIVIRPIQN
- a CDS encoding methylated-DNA--[protein]-cysteine S-methyltransferase, giving the protein MSDPYHYAVVARALDIIAAEPRLSLGELAQRMDMSAAHFQRVFSAWAGVSPKRFAQYLALDHARQLLAERMAVLEVAERSGLSGGGRLHDLFLRWEAMSPGAYAKGGAGQRIGWTLAPSPFGEAVVMATETGICGIGFTDGDAAAARADLSRRWPKATYHEDPAIRPLAADAFAGRGARLHLLGGPFQIKVWEALLAVPPGQVTTYGAIARAIDQPAAVRAVGTAIGRNPVGWLIPCHRALRATGALGGYHWGLTRKRAMLAHEAARHEGGDGHLAADVIPGTLGNSSAFR
- the nth gene encoding endonuclease III; translated protein: MARQLPYRTIEAIFTTLHGIDPEPKGELEHVNAYTLVVAVALSAQATDVGVNKATRGLFAQVTTPQQMLDFGEERLLDAIKTIGLFRQKAKNVMKLSRILVDEYDGEVPSSRAALQSLPGVGRKTANVVLNMWFHQPAQAVDTHIFRVGNRTGIAPGRDVDTVERALEDNIPARFALHAHHWLILHGRYICLARKPRCGICPIYDHCPFEEKTA
- a CDS encoding adenosine kinase, encoding MKTYQVVGIGNAMVDVLASASEEFLTEHGIGKGVMQLIDKGRAVDLYAHVGPSREISGGSAANTISGIAQLGGRTAYVGKVKDDQLGAIFAHDLRAQGATYETPMAGTSEQETGRCIVCVTSDGERSMSTYLGVSEFLGPDDIDEGMMAAAEWIYLEGYRFDGPASHEAFAKAIRACKSAGGKVSITLSDPFCVERHRDAFRRLLSEEADLLFANRAELLSMYQTDDFQAALTAAAADVAIVACTEGENGAHVLSDGQHWHIPAVPTQIADATGAGDLFAAGFLWGVTQGHDLEACGRMGCVAASEVISHIGARPEADLKALFAHHGLV
- a CDS encoding sulfotransferase family protein, yielding MGFPGTWMTESESVVYRVVPKCACSTIGQIMFYSDHGRFFDGDIHDSTSGLHKWSQSDSQPLIEANVSAHRSLTFTCVRNPYTRILSSFFDKICGIQRNGKRYRGNLVPLLTQKYGIEVGGPDGTEEFDQIKSFRRFLLFARDTIRWKKPMEPDIHWSAMSGHIATFIVNGGRYDQIFFTERFNEGMQKVLDGMDSRHKVDLATIPRFNESEGHGPKRAHPVEDYFDDLSMHIMWEIYKKDFQLFKYDFDNPGNKLPRMEVDLKEVHRRLGD
- a CDS encoding DUF5928 domain-containing protein; translation: MAEIAFILLCHKDPAGIVAQALRLTAAGDNIAIHFDARAPKADYDRIRAALADNPRVAFAARRIKCGWGEWSLVEASLLAVRAAYDAFPEATHFYMLSGDCMPIKSAEYVKDFLDRDDLDYVEAFDFFKSDWIKTGIKEERLIYRHWFNERTHKWWFYTSMDLQRRFGLARKIPQGLDIQIGSQWWCLRRSTIGAILSFCDTNPAVIRFFATTWIPDETMFQTLVRHLIPDREIRTRTLTFLMFTDYGMPLTFYNDHYDMLISQDYLFARKISPHAADLKERLGQMYQSRGVRFPISNEGRTLLTFLRDRGRNGRRFAPRFWEAETSLGRERRLTLVVCKKWHVAKRFTDRASEVLGVPRLHYLFNEVGTELPPLGGIETTLEKRERHRRALLRMLFDYYDTRHLMICIDPSNLDLIRDVVADRARVDIIDLECVFDDDYLVGHAQRVGLAGPSTPVETMDRLMPVIRYDFRYESERIRDADFPNFRRLHETNTAEENAEILAELLDIPRDTALEITSMHYLFMD